ACGGCGGCAATCGTTCTGTTGCTGCTTGCTTTCGATTTGAAAACCGTCCAAAAAGCATTGCCGTTTGATTTCATGATTGTTGTGGCGATTGGTTTACTCTTAGCTCTCGGAACAGCGGCCGGTTCAATTTTGTTTGACGTCCCGTTCTTCACACATGCATTTGATGATTTTGCTTTACCGCTTTTCGGAGTCTCATCACTTCATACAGCAATGATTTTTGACGCTGGTGTTTACTTGGTTGTTGTCGGATCGACGATTACGATGATTCAAGCGATTGGAGGAGATTCGTAATGGAATTTGTAATGTCGATTGTAATTGGCATCTTATTTATGGCTGCCGTGTACTTAATCTTATCAAGAAGCTTATTGCGAATAATCCTTGGAACAGGTCTTCTTAGTCACGGTGCTCATTTATTAATATTAACAATGGGTGGTTTAGGTGGCTCGGCCCCTCCTGTTTTGGTGGAGGGCGTAACTGATTTAGTGGATCCCCTACCGCAAGCGCTTATTTTGACTGCGATTGTTATCAGCTTCGGTGTCACGGCGTTTATGCTCGTGTTATTTTATCGAACGT
This genomic window from Sporosarcina sp. Marseille-Q4063 contains:
- a CDS encoding Na(+)/H(+) antiporter subunit C: MEFVMSIVIGILFMAAVYLILSRSLLRIILGTGLLSHGAHLLILTMGGLGGSAPPVLVEGVTDLVDPLPQALILTAIVISFGVTAFMLVLFYRTYTEHNTDNMNLMKGNDEHD
- a CDS encoding Na(+)/H(+) antiporter subunit B, with the translated sequence MKANDVILQTATKVVAFIIFLFSVHIFFAGHFAPGGGFVGGLLTTAAIVLLLLAFDLKTVQKALPFDFMIVVAIGLLLALGTAAGSILFDVPFFTHAFDDFALPLFGVSSLHTAMIFDAGVYLVVVGSTITMIQAIGGDS